The Centroberyx gerrardi isolate f3 chromosome 12, fCenGer3.hap1.cur.20231027, whole genome shotgun sequence genome has a window encoding:
- the malsu1 gene encoding mitochondrial assembly of ribosomal large subunit protein 1: MCILNCSKQLVSSVFKKNVIQEYAGIFRSACLIPKARYNSGLLHRRFTANPASYHHWHHISACHFDTKRYYSELYNESSNSKRISGEFEEEADEMESDISQKSPEDFTIDVLVSLLRQENAVDICVIKVPEQVKYSDYFIVVSGVSPRHLRAMALYAIKVYKFMKKDGDPHVKIEGKDTEDWMCIDFGSMVVHFMLPETREVYELEKLWTLRSFDEQLKSIPAETLPEDFIYGVEVTKDT; the protein is encoded by the exons ATGTGTATTCTGAATTGTTCTAAACAGCTAGTATCATCGGTATTTAAAAAGAATGTTATACAAGAATATGCGGGTATTTTTAGAAGCGCCTGTTTGATTCCCAAAGCTCGATATAACAGCGGGTTGTTGCATCGACGTTTTACAGCAAATCCGGCATCGTACCATCACTGGCATCACATCTCCGCTTGCCACTTTGACACAAAAAGATATTATTCAGAACTGTATAATGAAAGCAGCAATTCAAAGAGGATCAGTGGTGAGTTTGAAGAGGAAGCAGACGAGATGGAGAGTGACATCAGTCAAA AATCCCCGGAGGATTTCACCATCGATGTACTGGTGTCTCTGCTCCGTCAGGAAAATGCAGTGGACATCTGTGTCATAAAAGTACCAGAGCAGGTCAAATACTCGGACTACTTCATTGTTGTCAGCGGCGTTTCACCGAGACACCTCCGAGCAATGGCACTCTATGCCATCAAAGTG tacAAATTTATGAAGAAAGATGGGGATCCACATGTCAAGATTGAAGGGAAGGATACAGAGGACTGGATGTGCATTGACTTCG GGAGCATGGTTGTTCACTTCATGCTGCCAGAGACCAGAGAGGTGTACGAACTGGAGAAACTGTGGACTCTCCGCTCCTTTGATGAGCAGCTGAAGAGTATCCCTGCTGAAACGCTGCCAGAAGACTTTATATATGGTGTTGAAGTCACAAAGGACACATAA